ACATCGATGCTCAaaactactcccaaaatatgatactagcttttatgtttaaaaaacatGCTGCTTTATgtgatttgagataattgctcaaaaacttcgctcaaaggctatcttgtAAATCATAGTTTTCTTTCTTGCTTCAGAAAGCGATTAATCTTTTctaaaaactagctcaaaagCTCTTTAGAAATCGAGGTTtcctttcttgtttaaatgtgaaaatattttactcTTTGAGAATACATAGTCCCGATATActcttttgaagaaatgaacttcaaactttactctttaatctttactcaacttgaactttatgttttaaaacaaagttaaatgtttttgaaaaacctttgaaaactatataaacttccctttgacttgcttcttgattcctagacttgactcttacttctcttgaatttgatcttatctttccttgaattggattatcgAATCAAGGTTTATGATCTtcatttttatggatgatttcatgatatttagatgtaccttagagtatTGGAATCAACTAAAAAACATAGGTACATTActaaggaactagtacgaaaaaatggagaagaaataGGGAGAATTGGCGTCCCTAGTGCTCAAAGAGGTGCGGGGCGCCAATCCTCAAAGTTTAGAGAACAAGTTGGGGCACTCTTGATGGTGCGACGCGCAAACCGCAGCCCTAAGTACTGAGGAACTTTTGGGGCGCTCTAGGAGGCTCGATTATGCAGTGCCGCAGAGCCAAAAGTTCAAAACTTTTGGGGCGCTCTGGGAGGCTCGGCTTTGCGGTGCCGTAGAGACAGAAGTTTAGAGGAACTTTTGGGGCGCTCTTGGAGGCCCGGCAGGGCGCCCCAACCCCCTCTGCAGAAAACTCACaactttcttctttattttaaaactctAAACCctttaatttcatttgtttcttTCTCCAAAAACTTAGAATCATTTATACCATCAATATATGATAGATTTAAATCGAAAATACACAGGAAAGATGAACCAAATTGCAAAAAACTTCAATCAACACAACCcacaagaaattaagaaaatcttCAACAATGttcatcaaaaattcaatttgttAACTTTCAAAGACTTAACTTagcttaattaaataattgttggcgcgtgggtgaactaacccatcATTGTATGATCTCACGTACCTCGTAAGGATCACCCCTTGGCGAGATCCACAAGCTAAACTCGACGATATTGGCGAATATTGATTTCTCTTCtcccttctcctcttttcttttctcttttcttcaagaCCTAGAATGAAACCTCAACTTTTCTAAActgaataaaatatgattttatcctaattaacttctaaaaaataattaattaagttgggTAAGAAAAATACCAAACTACCCTTCCAAAATTCGAATTGGACTTTCCTTATTcgaacaacccaacttccaaagtgcataactcactcatacaaaCTCGGAATCGCGCAAACTTTGTGGCATTGGAAAAATTATTCCAAGAGATTTCCTACCATATATGGAATTACACCTAACTCAATTTAAGTTAGAAGTTATTGTCGTTTAAAGTTGACCAAAGCTCAACTTTTCCTAACTTAATATAATTTCCAGATTTCAATGCTTTTCAATAATCACTATTTCCAATTATTAGCTTCTTTctagttattttaaattgtgaaaTGTTAAAGTGAAATGCAAGTATTATAGAATAATTAGTAGACCGATCATATTATATGATCGTAAATGTTAGGTAGCTAAAATCTAATTTATTCACAAGATAAATGTCATGTAACGATCAGTTCCAGTCATTATGACTAGACAAATGGTTAAAGAATAACTTTTTGGATAGTGATTTAAAATTGTAGGCTAATTCAAACTCAAACAGAGTTAGAGCATGGCGAGGTATAGGGTTATCCAGAAATGGGCGGGGTGATGTTTATAGGCTTAGGTTATATTATATAGAATCTAGTTCATTAAGGGATCCGTAGGGCTTTACGAGATCAAATTCAGGTGAGTGTGCATGATTTATAGTGGGCTAATGACCGATATAGTGAAGTCAGCCTCTATAATGAGGTTAGTCGGGATATTATGCAGAAAAAGTCTCAAAACCTCCTGTATTTTGCATAATTGTTCTTCAGGTTGAGAGGAGTGAACAAGGACAATTCCTACTTGATTTTCCACCAATTTCATCATTAAAGGTAAGTCCATTACTCCCCTATTTTGTAAATTGATTCTTAAGTCTTAGAATCTAGAATATTACTTTTTGAAGGGTTGACTTGATTTAATCGTTGAAAAAAATCCTAGGTAGGGTGGAATGATCATTAACTGTCATGGGGATAGGATTTGGTTATAATACGGGTATGTGCATGTGTGGTTTCACGAGTGAACTGAGTGAGCCGACTTTACCTCTTTAAAATGTGATTAATGCATGTTAGATCCTTAAGTGATCCAAGTTACTTTAAAGGTGAGTTTGGACTCTAAGTATGAATTGAATGTGATCATGTGGAGACATGTTTCATACATAAGTTAACTCAAAACAAGGATTGAGATATCCCAATTGTTTCATAATTGTTGATGATGTGTTGATCGTGTTAGTATGTGGTAGTTGTCTGCTTACAGAGGCGCAAATAGATCGATATGAACATCGTGAGCTGTCCCGTAATAAAACCAGTTGTTGCTGATACCTTCTTCTCGGTTCCTTCTTCCATAACCAGAGCTCGGAGAAGGAAGAGATAGGAGGGCCATATGGAGAATGTGGTCAGAAATCCATAATAGAGTCCGACCACAACGATCGAATTGATTATCTTCATGCATAAGGATACTAGATTACCTAGtagaaaagattgaaaaatcATCACAAACCTCCcttatttcttttctattgCAATTTCTggattattatatgatgatttttgaACTTTCCATATatagaaaagaaatagaaagagATAGACTAGAAACGACATCTGTTATGTCAATGACACCAAAGGGATATTAAATGAATGGAATTGGGTCATGGTTTGAAATTGACTTCGTGATCTTATCAGTACATTATGATTATAAACTAATATTGCACCTGTTCATTTCTTGTTGAACATAGGGCATCTTTCGGCGGCTGATATGAGACCTTATGTAAGGAGTGTTAGACATCAAATCCAAAATGTGAGCTACTCTTCCAGGCTTCCATGGGTTCATCTCTACATTTTACTGTCCATGTTTTCAAACACGAActtttagattattagttttGTTTCCTAGTTTTCGGGGTTGCATCCCCATCCTATATTGAATAGAGTTTTGGTGCTACGACTTTCAATTTCTAAGCATTCATTTCGCAATTATTGTTACTTCTGATTGAGTTCCTATAAACTCAACTCTTTCattgtattaaattatttttctttctagtttATAGTATGACTTGGGTTTAGAAATGTTGTTTAAGTTAAGTTTTGGTTGGTTGTTAGTAAAggttagtgtgggtgtcactcatgACAGTTTGAATCGTGACATATGAAAATACATATGTTAGGATGAATTTGAGTTCATATCAAATTAGATTAGATAAAGATGATCACATTCGCTAGAAGTTGCAAATAACacacattaaaaatataatgtgaGAATGTCGCTCGAAATGATTTGGAGTAATTCTGTGTTAATCTATAGATGCACCGATTTGTAGGTATGAAACTATAGTAAGTGAAGGTATAAAGAGAAAGTGAGTCGGACCTAAAAGAAAGTGATTGCAGTAAACATGTAATTGTTTGATATCAATACATGTTTAAATGAGATAGGACACAATGAAAAAGATCCATTAAGTTGTTGACAACAAGTTAAAGGATAGATCTTAAACTTGTATGAAgcttttattattatgtatatatattttaacataGTCTTTTACTTCTTAAAATTGATTatgttaataatataatatgagcTCAAATGACAAATGAGGATTCAGATATCCTTATCTCAATTTATTTGGAATTGAGTTGTAGGTGATGATATTATTTAACTATTGTGACTcacaatatttcttttttcgtaattttaaaatataataaattttatatcaattattttgaaaattctaTATTCTAATTCAGATAAAAAATTAGCTAGTTTGACGCTTATACTCCGAATAAAGcgaatattatttttacttaattcaTATTGTAGGTGAGATTGattgttctaattttatttgtgattgaGGTATTCTTGTTTTGAACTTAACAACCCTGGTATTAGAATACTAGTGGTAAAGTATCACTACatataaaatgttaaatttgtcTTATCTTGTTTATGATCGGGATATCCTCGTTTTGAACGAAATAAATAGGGTTTTAGAATACCAATGGTAAAATTGTAAATAAACATGGAAATTGAGTTGATTGTTCTTATCTTGTTTATGATCGGGATATCCCTGAACAAAATGATTCCAATATTAGAATAtcgtaataaaaataaataaatataaaaagtgaaaatgattGTTCTAATCTTATTTATGATTGGAATGTCCTAGGTTTGAACGTAACGACGCAAATATTAGAATATTATAgtaaataaaatgtgaaattaatttttttaatttctattatgaTCGAAATATCCTCGTTTGAATGAAACGACACCAATAATTAAATATctagtgaaaataaataaatataaagttaaaaaatgattttctatttctatttatGATCAGGATATCCTCATTTTGAACTAAACGACGCGAATGTTATAATATGAAGGtggtaaaatagtaaataaacatttttatttattatttttatcatttagttTTGCAATAAAAAGTTAGTACTTAAATTTAGCTGAGTTCTTCATCTCCGCCTGTGTGTCTCTCACTTCCCTAGGAGAACAAAGATATTGCAGTCTTTTAATCTGTAagtaacatatattttcttgcaTACAACTCCAAAGGAATTTACCCAAAAACGTTGATTCTTGGATGATGCTGACTTAGATCCCTTTGTTTCTGATTTTGGGTATATCTCTTTTGCTCTATGGTTTATgcaatctttttttctttgtaaatatGTATAGCTGTGTTGAAATGCATGTGGATCGGGTTTATTGTTTTGATAAGTTTAGTGATAGATTCATTTGATTTATGTGAATGGGTTTCAATCTGTgttatggatttttttttttttgtcaagaattcaatttaatgatttgaggtatttctttgtttgattttgtgtcatttttgtTGTAGGTATGTGATTTTAGAAATCAAAAAGGGTTAAGTATTTGAAAGTTGTTGATAAatcttaagtttttttttttttgtaaaaaagggattttttttacttctacaTTTTCTGCCAATGCTTTAGTTTGATTGTTCTTGTTTTATTGGATTTTAGGTTCCTTCTTGGGTGAAtatttcttctctattttttcatgTGATgccattttcttttaatttggaAAAATTGGTTCTACTTTGAATGCACATGGCCTGTGGAAAACTAGGGTTTTGTTTTCAATTTAGGGTTCAATAAAAGTAGGTGTTTTTATTAATAGAATCTTGAGTTTGTGGTCACTTAATTGCTATGCTACTCAAACTCTTGTAGGATCCCGTGGGGTGCGTGTTGGATACTCAAAATTAGTAGTTGTGCTCGGTTATATAAATTCACTACAGGATAAACAAACCAATTAAGCTACGTTGCTTGGATTCTCGAAATATGTTTCCGCATCTGCGTCGGATCCTCAAAAATAAGTGTATTTTTTAGGATCCGAGGCAGATGCGGCAATATTTTTGGggagtctgagcaacatagtTTTATGGTTTGTTTTTTATGTTGTGAAGTTATTTAACCGAGCACAACTAGTTTGTGACTAAGGCATAGTTGTCGTTCTTCTTCATTGTATTTTAGGTGTTAAACTATTGTGTGTGCTACACGATGATGACATTCTCTAGTTCTGATAAAAACAATATGCAGATATAGAGGTATGTAGTTATTTTGCTGGGAATCTATGAAAAAATCCATTAGCCATCTGAACTAGTTGTTGAACTAACAACATATTCACCTAGTTCAGTTGCACGGACCAAGTGAATGTATAACTATTAGTACTATACAAACTGAAAAAGTTCTCACctagtttagttttttttttaatcgttATGTCCTCATCTAGATTAGTCGCATTCACTTAATGCGATCGAGGCGTTACGTCTTTAACAATTACTTTCTTACTCTTTTATCAGAAGGAGGAGCCGCTGATTAGTATTCTTAAGAAAAAGGTATGAACAACAACGGGAACCCAAATAGCTTAGCTAGCACATTGATACCTTTTGTTGTGTAGTTATTGTACCTAAGTTCCGTCAGCAACTGTATTCAAACTAGCATAACCACTCTACATATATTTTCAAACTAGAAAAGACGCTTTTACTTGGATGTAACTTGTCTATTACATTTGTTGTTACGCCGTGCTTTAACATTGAATAGTCTGCAAATCTGATACTTCCTTACTTTCATATATTTTCGGGAAGCTGAATGCAGGTAAAATGATTCaatgatatattcaaatttttgattttACAAGTTACGTGAAAGGAAAGAGTTCACCAATAGCATTACGATTCTTTATTGTTTACAAGTTgcgtgaaaaagaaagattttaCCAATTGgataacaattttttattgtttatcgTGCGCGAGATCACGTGTTACGATCAATCAATCATAATATGACcatttatcaaatataaatatcactAAGTAGATATAACGTCCTTTCACCTTACCATTATCGTGGCTGACAGGATTGTTTATCCATACATTTCACCTCCCTCTGTGTTTCCATCAATTCGAATGGTCTTTAACTAATGTTTGTgttaaatagaaatatttgtCTCACCTTCCTTTTCAACTAATGGTACACATTGTTTTCTGCGTATTGAACTTGACTTGATGTtcactaaaataaaatcaatttgtgGCTCGTATTGATAGACTTCTTCATAAAAGTGTTTAGAAGAAAGTACTTTCTAAGATTGTAAAATATTAAGCATGTATAATTTTAACTTCTAGACAAGTTCTAATGTGATGATAGgcagtgttatcaaaggcggGCTTTAAGCGCGCTTAAGCCCTAAAGCGAGGCTCAAAATGTGTTGAGTGCTTCGCCTCGCTTTATGTGCGCTTTAGTGTCATCGTAAAGGTTCTAAGGCAAACATTTCCTCTTATGAAGAATTTGAGGTTAAAAATTGATACTTCACTTTATCATAATtgttttcaatttctttggtcatatatttgtcattcttgtttataattattagtcttggactaaacatatatattttattcttttctccctttgcgcctttttttttgttaaagcCCACACTTTTTGCGCTTAAAGGCCCCACATACCGAGAGCTTTTTCGCGGATGTTAAGGAATAATTATTCTATCTTAAGTAATTATGTTTTCCAATGACATCTCAAtaaaattagtagtttaaaatcaaattttagttAGAGATCTCAAGTATATATAcaatagcaaacaaaaaaataatttagtgcaatttttttatgttttcgtACTTGTTTTCAGTGTAGTATTCTTAACAACCATAATTCTTGTAACTTCGCAtagttatattataattttgtatagtaAGGACTAATTCAAGTTAATAAGATGTTAATCATGTGTTGCATTGCACTAGcttgaatatttttgtgaattatttatttattagtatgAAGATTTGAGTAGTTTAAGTCAAAgttctaaaatatttatattataaagtaggtatattttttactttaaattttgtACACTCTTTACATTCTTCAATATTGTCcaaccaaataaaaaataagggtGAGCAGCCCCTCATGTTCATGCAGCCCACCTGATGTTTGTTAGGAAGCTCTCCTTAGTGAACTTAGTTTTTGACATTATTGTAAGGAAAAATTCTTGAAAGATTATCCCCCTTGTGGGAGTGGCATCTCCTAGGAACTTGAATCTGGACTCTTTCACTCATTTTGCTTTTACGGGATGCCATTAATGCCTTACTTTATTAAGAGGAACTCTAGGCTCTAGACTTTAAAATAGTTGTTTTAGCTCTGCTGTCCAAACCCAAAATGTGGCGTACCTTGAACAAAGCTCAGATTCAATTGGTTGATGAACTTATCTGCTTAAGATTTATGACCAACACAAAACTCCTAAAATAGCTGCTTTAGCCTTTTTTTATGATTGAAACAAAAGCTTCTGTCTCTGTGTGTCAAGTAGTCCCAATGTTGGGTGATTCTTGTACACCAATGATCAATTAGTTAGACCAACTTTCCAATGTGACCTGGCTGTGATTTATTTGCTTTTGTGATGACTTTGGAAGTGTTTTTTTGGGAATATCTCATGGCAACTTTATGTTTGTTCAACATAAATACAATTCTTATATTTCTAGTAAGAAATAGTATTACTAACTAGTGGTTCAAACTATTTCCTTGCTTCTTTATGAATGGTTTCATTCCCCATAACGTCAGCTTCCTTTCATGGTTGTCAGGAGCTCCTGTGCCTGTAAGTCATTTAGTTGAgtagtttcaaaatttaatttttcttgctACAAATATCATATGTGGCCTCTCGTAGCCTATCTGGTCAGTTGGGGAACTTGATTAGATATTGTCTTCTATACATTAACTCTGATTCATCTTCTTGTAGAACTTTCAGTTATTAATGATATTTGGTTTTATTGGTTTTCCATTCGTTTTACCTTGTATTTGTTATGTGGAGACGCTTAGAAGATTCTGTACTTTGAATGCCTGTAGGaattaaattagaattttttttgaaaggatTTTTGTGtataatgtgtgtgtgtgtaatatTTTAGCATTCAAAATCCTTCACATGTTCAACTGGATCTTCTTGTTTACAAATTTGCTCCTTGTACCAGATGGACACATTCAGATATGGAGAAATTTTTAATTACTAGCAGGCTGGcctttttaatttgatttataattgcTCTCTATTGTAACTTTTGATGGTTTGGTAAAGAGAACTCCCTTTCAGCCTACATTTTACCTATGCAAACAGGGACTCCGTTTTTAAATGTGTGGAACCTTTGGTTAAATAGGGTAATGTGTTTGTTTTCTCATCTTTGATCTATGATCTATGCTATTCACTGTTCCAGGAGTTCTCTTGTCAAataaattgtgttttctttCTTTGGACTTTGTCACCGTTCTCGGAATTATGTTGTCCAATAAATCgtgttttcttattttggaCAGTTCTATTCATACTTAGATTTGGTTGGATGGAGCGAGATCATCTGGACATTGCGACCCCTGGAAAAGCAGATCATAATGATATTTATGGTTCTTCAGTTGCTAGTCGCAGAGATAAGGTGAAGCATGAGCCAAAAGATTCAAGAAGCTCTGCAAGCACTGGAGGGATTGGAACTTCTAATCAGAATCCTAAGGATGTTGCTTCTttagcagaagaagaagaacataaCACAGATGATGAGGATAACCACAGTGAAGATGCTCAAAAACAGTTGGTGCTTTACGATCCCGCTGCTGTTGGTGCGGATGAAATTGCACTTGACGCCGATCCTGTTAATTCTCAGCCTCGACGAAACTCCTTTCCCAATTACACAACTAGGCTTTTGCCATCTGTTGGGGCATTTACTGTGCAGTGCGCTAACTGCTTTAAATGGAGGCTTATTCCTACAAAGGAGAAGTATGAGGAGATAAGAGAACACATTCTGGAACAACCTTTTTATTGTGAAACTGCTCATGAGTGGCGTGCTGAACTATCATGTGCCGATCCTCCTGATCTTACTCAAGATGGAAGTAGGCTCTGGGCTATTGACAAGCCTAATATTGCTCAGCCCCCTCCTGGGTGGGAACGGCTTTTAAGAATCCGAGGCGAAGGAGGCACTCGGTTTGCTGATGTGTACGTTTCTTGCATTCCTTTACTCCTTTTTACATTAGTATGTTTTAAAGTGCATATATGATTCTTCCTGTTTTAAGTAGAGGATGACAACCCATTAACATTTTTTGGTCATGATTTACAGGTATTATGTTGCGCCATCTGGAAAGAGACTTCGTTCCATGGTTGAAGttgaaaagtaaaatttaaatttgaatctGTATCTTTTTCTCATATCCCTCACCATTTTGATCAATGCTTTCTCTTCTTAGGTACTTGCAGGAACACCCAGACTATGTAGCACAAGGTGTAAGTATGTCCCAGTTTTCTTTCCAGATCCCAAGACCTCTGCAGGATAACTATGTTAAGAAGCGGCCTTATCGTCCAGCACTTGCACCTGATGAAACTGAGCCTGGTATGTCAAGACCTTTTGAAACTCTTGATCCTCTGTAGACATGGTTCATTAAGCATGCTTAATTTTTACAGTTGTACCATTTGTGATGAATTGAATAAAGCTAGTAATTGCATGAATATAGTTGatactgaaaaataaaaaggaagtaTCGCTGCTGTCTTGTCTCTTTCACTCTCTCGGCACTTAACATTTTTGAATTTGCTGATTCTTTGCACTGTGTTCTAGTAAATGCTGGTTTTTGGTGTGCGcgctttttttttctcttttgggaCAAAGTGAATGTTGATCAGGTTTCCATGGCTGCAgaactatttgaaaagaaagTTAACAGGTGctaccccacccccaacccgCCAAGTCAGATAGAGGCTCTGCTATAGGTGGATACTGAAAGAATTGCTTTTACATTACTAACTGTTCGGGTTTGAGTCGAGTCACTGGAAGCTTGTCTTTGGGATAATGAATCTTCTGAATCATTATGTGGTTTTTTTGCCTTAAGCACTCGGCTCTCCTGGGCTATAAGCAGTTGATTGATTGATGTTCCTTCACCCCTCTTTGTATTATGAGTTCATAAGCATAGAATATAGATCAGTCCATGTTGATTGGTATGATTCATCAAGTGTTTAAATGGCATCACCTTGAGATAGCTGGTGGATATAAAGATCTGTGTTTATGTATATATCTTTGCTCCTGACTGGTCTAATTATTGCCTAAGCTTGGCAGTGATATTTACAGAAGGAGTAGACCTTGTAAACTTGTCACTGACTGAAACAACATTTGTAACTATGACAGTTAATCGCATAACATGGATTGCTGACAATGGTGATACAGATTTACGGCTTGGTATGCCAGGGGCTCCTCTCTTTGAACCTCTGAGCCAATCATTCAAGAAAAAGAGGACTCCCTCTAAACGATTGAGCAATGCTGATGCAGCGTGTAAGTCGAGTTAGTAGagtcttatttttatttgtatatgatCTGGTGAAATCTCTCTGGATTCCTTTTTTATGTAAGCTGAAATTGAGCAAACTGAGCATAGACTTGTACCTATGGAAATGTTTCTGGAAATATGGCTTTGACCAAACTGTGTTTTTTGATGAGCTTGCCTAGAGTTGATATGTTTTGTTGTTTCCAGAATTAGGTAATGTGAAGGAGCTACTCTTCTTAGGTTTACTTGAAATGTTTTGATGTTTCATGTCCAAATATGTATTGTAGAAATGTTGCATCCCTTACCTCTAGCTAGGGCTGAAAAAATGAGCTGAACCATAGATGAGTCAATCCCAAACTCTGTCCGAACCTTGGTGGGCTAAATGACGGGTCATACAGGCAACAACGCCTCCCAGTGGCA
This DNA window, taken from Solanum lycopersicum chromosome 5, SLM_r2.1, encodes the following:
- the LOC101263213 gene encoding methyl-CpG-binding domain-containing protein 2-like isoform X2, translated to MERDHLDIATPGKADHNDIYGSSVASRRDKVKHEPKDSRSSASTGGIGTSNQNPKDVASLAEEEEHNTDDEDNHSEDAQKQLVLYDPAAVGADEIALDADPVNSQPRRNSFPNYTTRLLPSVGAFTVQCANCFKWRLIPTKEKYEEIREHILEQPFYCETAHEWRAELSCADPPDLTQDGSRLWAIDKPNIAQPPPGWERLLRIRGEGGTRFADVYYVAPSGKRLRSMVEVEKYLQEHPDYVAQGVSMSQFSFQIPRPLQDNYVKKRPYRPALAPDETEPELFEKKVNRCYPTPNPPSQIEALL
- the LOC101263213 gene encoding methyl-CpG-binding domain-containing protein 2-like isoform X1: MERDHLDIATPGKADHNDIYGSSVASRRDKVKHEPKDSRSSASTGGIGTSNQNPKDVASLAEEEEHNTDDEDNHSEDAQKQLVLYDPAAVGADEIALDADPVNSQPRRNSFPNYTTRLLPSVGAFTVQCANCFKWRLIPTKEKYEEIREHILEQPFYCETAHEWRAELSCADPPDLTQDGSRLWAIDKPNIAQPPPGWERLLRIRGEGGTRFADVYYVAPSGKRLRSMVEVEKYLQEHPDYVAQGVSMSQFSFQIPRPLQDNYVKKRPYRPALAPDETEPVNRITWIADNGDTDLRLGMPGAPLFEPLSQSFKKKRTPSKRLSNADAACKSS